The following are from one region of the Siniperca chuatsi isolate FFG_IHB_CAS linkage group LG21, ASM2008510v1, whole genome shotgun sequence genome:
- the micall2a gene encoding MICAL-like protein 2a isoform X1 — translation MAAIKALEQWCKMHCEGYRDVAITNMTTSFRNGLAFCALIHKYRPDLIDYDSLRKEDVFENNRLAFQVAEERLGIPALLDAEDMVALRIPDRLSILTYVSQYYNYFKGRPPMGVKRPAEGSKEEPSEKKNLPVVAKTFVSKTAIENCLPSTLTAQTSPKLARAAVQKAVLGENGNKNGTLTSKCVACKSYVHLVQRHFVEGKLYHRSCLKCSECSSVLHAGGYKPGKNPDTFVCNAHQNSCKPSSSEAGIKNGPASSAGRLNSASLTQPAPCPSSVLSAPLNIVVKPVSPSPPSQTWTASAQKTQSARQRFFQAAPPVTEASAGNRKPTEPSSVLGRPKVPLCPDDESRARTTTVKKLAEENCSSNNNNKRPFTIRSAERRFGDEPSSADNPGLRKDKCSQGPAGNWAGQPSTSQTNNKESPCLKAINKDNTRPTTVHTTAKNPVYEWQSKLKPLKTELGLKDTEAEAFTEQHNPGFMSTTSSKVSISTTRPPSAPTLAVPPVSCARFDPAHFREVSSQKPELGPRNLGFKHGSHSSVKSPPRRPAVESISSSTTAPANLGKPSAKKGKYLSPTNASRTEMRSPSVKSCHIPVAQIEGELNDIETNLAQLEKEGVELEKKLRSCEEEGEGDILMDPLMVDWFNLIRKKQMYIRKESELVYIARTQELEQQQPGVEGELRRLLEKPDHLKSREEQQREKKLMQRLMEIVDGRNAIVEGLDEDRLREVEEDQQLNEMMQNLRVKKAKNKRKSSISKLFRRRNKRRVE, via the exons gCTTTTCAGGTTGCAGAGGAGAGGTTGGGGATCCCAGCTTTGTTAGATGCAGAAGACATGGTGGCTTTAAGGATCCCAGACAGGCTGAGCATTCTTACCTACGTCTCCCAGTACTACAACTACTTCAAAGGACGGCCTCCCA tGGGAGTAAAAAGGCCAGCAGAGGGCTCCAAGGAGGAGCCATCAGAGAAGAAGAATCTCCCCGTGGTTGCCAAAACCTTTGTGTCTAAAACTGCCATTGAGAATTGTTTACCTTCCACTCTCACTGCTCAGACCTCACCCAAATTGGCCAGAGCTGCTGTTCAG AAGGCGGTTCTGGgagaaaatggcaacaaaaatgGGACTCTCACTAGCAAATGCGTTGCATGCAAGAGTTACGTTCATCTGGTTCAGAGGCACTTTGTGGAAGGCAAGCTCTATCACAGAAGCTGTTTGAA ATGCAGTGAATGCTCCAGTGTGCTTCATGCAGGAGGCTACAAACCTGGGAAGAATCCAGACACTTTTGTCTGTAACGCCCACCAGAACAGTTGCAAACCTTCCTCCTCCGAGGCTGGGATCAAAAATGGACCAGCCAGTTCAGCTGGACGATTAAATAGTGCCAGCCTGACCCAGCCTGCACCATGCCCCTCTTCTGTGCTGTCAGCCCCATTGAATATTGTTGTGAAGCCAGTCAGTCCTTCTCCACCTTCCCAGACCTGGACGGCCTCGGCCCAGAAGACGCAGTCGGCCCGGCAGAGGTTTTTCCAGGCTGCTCCGCCAGTCACAGAGGCCTCAGCAGGTAACAGGAAGCCCACAGAGCCCTCAAGTGTTTTAGGAAGGCCCAAGGTCCCACTGTGTCCTGATGATGAGAGCAGAGCCAGGACAACCACTGTTAAAAAATTGGCTGAAGaaaactgcagcagcaacaacaacaacaaacgcCCGTTTACCATCCGATCAGCAGAGAGACG gtttgGAGATGAGCCAAGTTCAGCTGACAACCCCGGTTTGAGAAAGGATAAATGCAGCCAAGGCCCAGCAGGAAACTGGGCAGGACAGCCCTCCACCAGCCAGACAAACAATAAGGAATCACCATGTCTGAAGGCCAtcaacaaagacaacacaaggCCAACAACTGTACACACAACCGCCAAAA ATCCAGTCTATGAGTGGCAATCAAAGCTCAAACCTTTGAAAACTGAGCTAGGTCTAAA AGATACTGAAGCTGAAGCCTTTACTGAGCAACATAATCCTGGTTTCATGTCCACGACTTCCTCTAAAGtctccatcagtacaacaaggCCTCCCTCGGCTCCAACACTGGCAGTACCTCCAGTTAGCTGTGCTCGGTTTGATCCTGCACACTTTAGAGAAGTCTCGTCACAGAAACCTGAGCTTGGCCCTAGAAACCTGG GTTTTAAACATGGGAGTCACTCGTCTGTGAAATCCCCACCCAGACGACCAGCTGTGGAATCTATTAGCTCTTCAACGACTGCTCCAGCCAATCTCGGAAAGCCGTCAG CTAAAAAGGGAAAGTATTTGTCACCCACCAACGCCTCCAGGACTGAAATGAGGTCACCCTCT GTGAAGTCTTGTCATATTCCAGTGGCGCAGATTGAGGGGGAGCTGAATGATATTGAGACAAACTTGGCTCAGTTGGAGAAGGAGGGTGTGGAGCTGGAAAAGAAACTCCGCAGCTGTGAGGAAG AGGGAGAGGGGGACATATTGATGGACCCACTGATGGTTGATTGGTTCAACCTCATTCGAAAAAAGCAGATGTACATTAGAAAGGAATCAGAGCTTGTATACAT AGCCAGGACTCAGgagctggagcagcagcagccaggtgTGGAGGGGGAACTTCGTAGACTGCTGGAGAAGCCAG ATCATTTAAAGTCCAGAGAGGAGCAACAGCGGGAGAAGAAGTTGATGCAGAGACTGATGGAGATCGTGGATGGCAGAAATGCGATTGTGGAGGGTCTGGATGAAGACAGACTGAG GGAAGTGGAGGAGGATCAGCAgttgaatgaaatgatgcaaAATCTTC GAGTAAAGAAAGCTAAAAATAAGAGGAAATCCTCCATCTCGAAACTGTTCAGGCGAAGAAATAAAAGACGAGTGGAATGA
- the micall2a gene encoding MICAL-like protein 2a isoform X2, which produces MAAIKALEQWCKMHCEGYRDVAITNMTTSFRNGLAFCALIHKYRPDLIDYDSLRKEDVFENNRLAFQVAEERLGIPALLDAEDMVALRIPDRLSILTYVSQYYNYFKGRPPMGVKRPAEGSKEEPSEKKNLPVVAKTFVSKTAIENCLPSTLTAQTSPKLARAAVQAVLGENGNKNGTLTSKCVACKSYVHLVQRHFVEGKLYHRSCLKCSECSSVLHAGGYKPGKNPDTFVCNAHQNSCKPSSSEAGIKNGPASSAGRLNSASLTQPAPCPSSVLSAPLNIVVKPVSPSPPSQTWTASAQKTQSARQRFFQAAPPVTEASAGNRKPTEPSSVLGRPKVPLCPDDESRARTTTVKKLAEENCSSNNNNKRPFTIRSAERRFGDEPSSADNPGLRKDKCSQGPAGNWAGQPSTSQTNNKESPCLKAINKDNTRPTTVHTTAKNPVYEWQSKLKPLKTELGLKDTEAEAFTEQHNPGFMSTTSSKVSISTTRPPSAPTLAVPPVSCARFDPAHFREVSSQKPELGPRNLGFKHGSHSSVKSPPRRPAVESISSSTTAPANLGKPSAKKGKYLSPTNASRTEMRSPSVKSCHIPVAQIEGELNDIETNLAQLEKEGVELEKKLRSCEEEGEGDILMDPLMVDWFNLIRKKQMYIRKESELVYIARTQELEQQQPGVEGELRRLLEKPDHLKSREEQQREKKLMQRLMEIVDGRNAIVEGLDEDRLREVEEDQQLNEMMQNLRVKKAKNKRKSSISKLFRRRNKRRVE; this is translated from the exons gCTTTTCAGGTTGCAGAGGAGAGGTTGGGGATCCCAGCTTTGTTAGATGCAGAAGACATGGTGGCTTTAAGGATCCCAGACAGGCTGAGCATTCTTACCTACGTCTCCCAGTACTACAACTACTTCAAAGGACGGCCTCCCA tGGGAGTAAAAAGGCCAGCAGAGGGCTCCAAGGAGGAGCCATCAGAGAAGAAGAATCTCCCCGTGGTTGCCAAAACCTTTGTGTCTAAAACTGCCATTGAGAATTGTTTACCTTCCACTCTCACTGCTCAGACCTCACCCAAATTGGCCAGAGCTGCTGTTCAG GCGGTTCTGGgagaaaatggcaacaaaaatgGGACTCTCACTAGCAAATGCGTTGCATGCAAGAGTTACGTTCATCTGGTTCAGAGGCACTTTGTGGAAGGCAAGCTCTATCACAGAAGCTGTTTGAA ATGCAGTGAATGCTCCAGTGTGCTTCATGCAGGAGGCTACAAACCTGGGAAGAATCCAGACACTTTTGTCTGTAACGCCCACCAGAACAGTTGCAAACCTTCCTCCTCCGAGGCTGGGATCAAAAATGGACCAGCCAGTTCAGCTGGACGATTAAATAGTGCCAGCCTGACCCAGCCTGCACCATGCCCCTCTTCTGTGCTGTCAGCCCCATTGAATATTGTTGTGAAGCCAGTCAGTCCTTCTCCACCTTCCCAGACCTGGACGGCCTCGGCCCAGAAGACGCAGTCGGCCCGGCAGAGGTTTTTCCAGGCTGCTCCGCCAGTCACAGAGGCCTCAGCAGGTAACAGGAAGCCCACAGAGCCCTCAAGTGTTTTAGGAAGGCCCAAGGTCCCACTGTGTCCTGATGATGAGAGCAGAGCCAGGACAACCACTGTTAAAAAATTGGCTGAAGaaaactgcagcagcaacaacaacaacaaacgcCCGTTTACCATCCGATCAGCAGAGAGACG gtttgGAGATGAGCCAAGTTCAGCTGACAACCCCGGTTTGAGAAAGGATAAATGCAGCCAAGGCCCAGCAGGAAACTGGGCAGGACAGCCCTCCACCAGCCAGACAAACAATAAGGAATCACCATGTCTGAAGGCCAtcaacaaagacaacacaaggCCAACAACTGTACACACAACCGCCAAAA ATCCAGTCTATGAGTGGCAATCAAAGCTCAAACCTTTGAAAACTGAGCTAGGTCTAAA AGATACTGAAGCTGAAGCCTTTACTGAGCAACATAATCCTGGTTTCATGTCCACGACTTCCTCTAAAGtctccatcagtacaacaaggCCTCCCTCGGCTCCAACACTGGCAGTACCTCCAGTTAGCTGTGCTCGGTTTGATCCTGCACACTTTAGAGAAGTCTCGTCACAGAAACCTGAGCTTGGCCCTAGAAACCTGG GTTTTAAACATGGGAGTCACTCGTCTGTGAAATCCCCACCCAGACGACCAGCTGTGGAATCTATTAGCTCTTCAACGACTGCTCCAGCCAATCTCGGAAAGCCGTCAG CTAAAAAGGGAAAGTATTTGTCACCCACCAACGCCTCCAGGACTGAAATGAGGTCACCCTCT GTGAAGTCTTGTCATATTCCAGTGGCGCAGATTGAGGGGGAGCTGAATGATATTGAGACAAACTTGGCTCAGTTGGAGAAGGAGGGTGTGGAGCTGGAAAAGAAACTCCGCAGCTGTGAGGAAG AGGGAGAGGGGGACATATTGATGGACCCACTGATGGTTGATTGGTTCAACCTCATTCGAAAAAAGCAGATGTACATTAGAAAGGAATCAGAGCTTGTATACAT AGCCAGGACTCAGgagctggagcagcagcagccaggtgTGGAGGGGGAACTTCGTAGACTGCTGGAGAAGCCAG ATCATTTAAAGTCCAGAGAGGAGCAACAGCGGGAGAAGAAGTTGATGCAGAGACTGATGGAGATCGTGGATGGCAGAAATGCGATTGTGGAGGGTCTGGATGAAGACAGACTGAG GGAAGTGGAGGAGGATCAGCAgttgaatgaaatgatgcaaAATCTTC GAGTAAAGAAAGCTAAAAATAAGAGGAAATCCTCCATCTCGAAACTGTTCAGGCGAAGAAATAAAAGACGAGTGGAATGA